A stretch of Coccidioides posadasii str. Silveira chromosome 2, complete sequence DNA encodes these proteins:
- a CDS encoding uncharacterized protein (EggNog:ENOG41KOG0254~COG:J~TransMembrane:4 (i12-37o43-66i78-100o150-169i)): protein MRRTCRYRWLTICCYLMFLIGTVPVILFTGLVGASIWGIWVGMVVYGFGNGIGGTSTLVALIANAVPEDQAVGIACLYLFRSLGSGIGVSISATVIQALLKTYLFERLHGIGDAEEIARKVRESLSYIDELSDAALREAVRMCYGWAVQASFWLMAVFVCGALLGAILIREAKLGE from the exons ATGCGTCGAACATGCCGCTACCGGTGGCTCACAATTTGCTGCTACCTCATGTTCCTGATCGGAACTGTTCCCGTCATACTTTTCACCGGCCTTGTTGGGGCAAGTATATGGGGTATTTGGGTCGGAATGGTTGTATACGGGTTTGGTAATGGTATAGGGGGAACAAGCACACTGGTTGCTCTGA TTGCCAATGCCGTGCCGGAAGACCAGGCAGTTGGAATAGCGTGTCTCTATCTCTTCCGGTCTCTAGGCTCCGGGATTGGAGTCTCGATTTCCGCAACAGTCATACAGGCTCTTCTGAAAACATACTTGTTTGAAAGGCTGCATGGTATCGGAGACGCCGAGGAGATAGCTCGCAAAGTCAGGGAGAGCTTAAGCTATATTGACGAACTCTCTGACGCAGCACTCCGGGAGGCGGTAAGAATGTGTTATGGCTGGGCAGTCCAGGCCAGCTTCTGGCTCATGGCGGTATTTGTATGTGGAGCACTTCTTGGAGCAATCCTGATTCGGGAGGCGAAGCTAGGGGAATAA